In Amycolatopsis methanolica 239, a single genomic region encodes these proteins:
- a CDS encoding TetR/AcrR family transcriptional regulator encodes MTVTGLREAKKQETRQLISDQATRLFMAKGFEQTTIAEIAEAARVAKKTVTNYFPRKEDLAFDHQDQFVGSLARTVAAREPGESALSALRRDFLDAVERQDPVAGFAGPEFSRMIADSPTLSVCLRGLHDQREEALAAALADATDAEPGDITPRAAAVVLGGVHRVLFARIQELTLAGRGTPEIAAVIGPEAEQAFALLEPSLGEYARA; translated from the coding sequence ATGACCGTCACCGGCCTCCGCGAAGCCAAGAAGCAAGAGACGCGGCAGTTGATCTCCGACCAGGCGACCCGGCTGTTCATGGCGAAGGGTTTCGAGCAGACGACGATCGCCGAGATCGCGGAGGCGGCGCGGGTCGCCAAGAAGACCGTGACCAACTACTTCCCGCGCAAGGAGGACCTGGCCTTCGACCACCAGGACCAGTTCGTCGGGAGCCTGGCCCGCACGGTCGCGGCCCGCGAGCCGGGTGAGTCGGCGCTGTCCGCGCTGCGCCGGGACTTCCTGGACGCGGTCGAGCGGCAGGACCCGGTGGCGGGGTTCGCCGGCCCGGAGTTCAGCCGGATGATCGCGGACAGCCCGACACTGTCGGTGTGCCTGCGCGGCCTGCACGACCAGCGCGAGGAGGCACTGGCCGCCGCCCTCGCCGATGCGACCGACGCCGAGCCCGGCGACATCACCCCCCGCGCGGCGGCGGTGGTTCTCGGTGGGGTGCACCGGGTGTTGTTCGCGCGCATCCAGGAGCTGACGCTGGCCGGCCGGGGCACCCCGGAGATCGCCGCCGTGATCGGACCGGAGGCCGAGCAGGCGTTCGCCCTGCTGGAACCCTCACTCGGCGAGTACGCCCGCGCCTGA
- a CDS encoding DUF5701 family protein: MTSDVSAEFDRQVANLVDRGYPALAGLDEDGFRALVEPLRAAARAGDLDPEAGAVPFLLVVTRKVASIEETMPRTTLYRGKLPGFVDHSFEPGSLDRFVSTVDLPAPAAYLLLDVERGEEFRGAVPNDAMEVIAGRGRTLLTIEEGIALITHFPEVLVKNKCFSLGGSRCGDRRVPAIWISKRAPKLGWCWQGNPHTWLGMASAGSRAV, encoded by the coding sequence TTGACGTCCGACGTGTCAGCCGAATTCGACCGCCAGGTCGCCAACCTGGTGGATCGCGGCTACCCGGCGCTCGCCGGGCTCGACGAGGACGGCTTCCGCGCCCTGGTCGAGCCGCTGCGGGCCGCGGCCCGGGCCGGCGACCTCGACCCGGAGGCGGGAGCCGTCCCGTTCCTGCTGGTCGTGACCCGGAAGGTCGCGTCGATCGAGGAGACGATGCCGCGCACCACGCTGTATCGCGGGAAGCTGCCCGGGTTCGTCGACCACTCCTTCGAACCCGGATCGCTCGACCGGTTCGTGTCCACGGTGGACCTGCCCGCGCCGGCGGCCTACCTGCTGCTCGACGTCGAGCGCGGCGAGGAGTTCCGCGGCGCCGTCCCGAACGACGCGATGGAGGTGATCGCGGGCCGCGGCCGCACCCTGCTCACGATCGAGGAGGGCATCGCCCTGATCACGCACTTCCCGGAGGTGCTGGTCAAGAACAAGTGCTTCTCGCTGGGTGGTTCGCGCTGCGGCGACCGGCGCGTGCCGGCGATCTGGATCAGCAAGCGGGCGCCGAAGCTCGGCTGGTGCTGGCAGGGCAACCCGCACACGTGGCTGGGCATGGCCTCGGCCGGATCGCGCGCGGTGTGA
- a CDS encoding ABC-F family ATP-binding cassette domain-containing protein produces MANLINLEAVSKSFGVRPLLDNVSLGVGEGERIGVVGLNGGGKTTLLEVLSGLAEPDSGRVSQVRGLRLAVVTQRTELAEGSTIRDAVLAGFDAEHEWAADARVRSIVEGLGITGLGLDNPTATLSGGERRRVALAAALIGDLDLLVLDEPTNHLDVEGVRWLADHLLARRSALVVVTHDRWFLDTVCGRTWEVADGRVEQYEGGYADWIFARAERARLAASLEEKRRNLARKELAWLQRGAKARTSKPRYRIEAAEALIADVPEPRDTAELMSFAKRRLGKTVLELEDVTLKAGDKTVVEGLTWRIGPGDRFGLVGVNGSGKTTLLKLLAGEREPVAGRRIQGKTVRLAHLSQELDELPGQLRVLEAVEEVSARVVLGKQELSASQLAEKLGFPPARQWTPVEDLSGGERRRLQLARLLMAEPNVLLLDEPTNDLDIDTLQQLEDLLDSWPGTMVVVSHDRYLVERVTDAVYALFGDGRITHLPGGIDEYLARRASARAPVSAPKPAQKTSSAAEFRAAQKELSRLERRLDQLHARETKLHEQLAEHATEPDKLVELNTELKTVRAEIEDVEARWLETSELVE; encoded by the coding sequence GTGGCAAATCTGATCAACCTCGAAGCGGTCTCCAAGTCGTTCGGGGTCCGCCCCCTGCTGGACAACGTCTCCCTCGGCGTCGGCGAAGGCGAGCGCATCGGCGTCGTCGGCCTCAACGGCGGTGGCAAGACCACACTGCTGGAGGTCCTCTCCGGACTCGCCGAGCCGGATTCCGGCCGGGTGAGCCAGGTCCGCGGGCTGCGGCTCGCGGTCGTCACCCAGCGCACGGAGCTGGCCGAGGGCAGCACGATCCGCGACGCCGTGCTCGCCGGTTTCGACGCCGAGCACGAGTGGGCGGCCGACGCCCGGGTCCGGTCCATTGTGGAAGGCCTCGGGATCACCGGGCTGGGGCTGGACAACCCGACCGCGACACTGTCCGGTGGGGAGCGTCGCCGGGTCGCGCTGGCCGCCGCACTGATCGGCGACCTGGACCTGCTGGTGCTCGACGAGCCGACCAACCACCTCGACGTCGAAGGCGTGCGCTGGCTCGCCGACCACCTGCTGGCGCGGCGGTCCGCGCTCGTGGTCGTCACCCACGACCGGTGGTTCCTGGACACGGTGTGCGGGCGGACCTGGGAGGTCGCCGACGGCCGGGTCGAGCAGTACGAGGGCGGGTACGCGGACTGGATCTTCGCGCGCGCCGAGCGGGCGCGGCTCGCGGCGTCGCTGGAGGAGAAGCGGCGCAACCTCGCGCGCAAGGAGCTGGCCTGGCTGCAGCGCGGCGCGAAGGCCCGCACGTCGAAGCCGCGGTACCGGATCGAGGCGGCCGAGGCGCTGATCGCCGACGTGCCGGAGCCGCGCGACACGGCGGAGCTGATGTCGTTCGCGAAGCGGCGGCTCGGCAAGACCGTGCTGGAGCTGGAGGACGTGACCCTCAAGGCCGGGGACAAGACGGTCGTCGAGGGCCTCACCTGGCGGATCGGTCCCGGTGACCGGTTCGGGCTGGTCGGCGTGAACGGGTCGGGCAAGACGACGCTGTTGAAGCTGCTGGCGGGGGAGCGCGAGCCGGTCGCGGGGCGGCGGATCCAGGGCAAGACGGTGCGGCTCGCGCACCTGTCGCAGGAGCTGGACGAGTTGCCGGGGCAGCTGCGGGTGCTGGAGGCCGTCGAGGAGGTCTCGGCGCGGGTCGTGCTGGGCAAGCAGGAGCTGTCGGCGTCGCAGCTGGCGGAGAAGCTCGGGTTTCCGCCGGCGCGGCAGTGGACGCCGGTGGAGGACCTGTCCGGTGGCGAGCGGCGGCGGCTGCAGCTGGCGCGGCTGTTGATGGCCGAGCCGAACGTGCTGCTGCTCGACGAGCCGACGAACGACCTGGACATCGACACCCTGCAGCAGCTGGAGGACCTGCTGGACTCCTGGCCGGGCACGATGGTCGTGGTGTCGCACGACCGCTACCTGGTGGAACGCGTGACGGACGCGGTGTACGCCCTGTTCGGCGACGGCCGGATCACGCACCTGCCCGGTGGCATCGACGAGTACCTGGCGCGTCGTGCGTCCGCCCGTGCTCCGGTGTCGGCGCCGAAGCCCGCGCAGAAGACGTCCAGCGCCGCGGAGTTCCGGGCGGCGCAGAAGGAACTGTCCCGGTTGGAGCGACGGCTGGACCAGCTGCACGCGCGGGAGACCAAGCTGCACGAGCAGCTCGCCGAGCACGCCACCGAGCCGGACAAGCTGGTCGAGCTGAACACGGAGCTGAAGACGGTGCGCGCGGAGATCGAGGACGTCGAGGCGCGCTGGCTGGAAACCTCCGAACTGGTGGAGTGA
- a CDS encoding fatty acyl-AMP ligase, with amino-acid sequence MSRFVETLVRTAAEGGQLRGMVTGEPKEPVRRTWAEVHEQARRMAGALVAGGLEPGSAVAVLAGAPALIAPTVQAVWLAGGSVTMLHQPTPRTDLALWAEDTVKVLGMIDAKLVVLGEPFDALAPVLTEHNIGFRMITDLFDGEPIAEPVARGEDDLALLQLTSGSTADPKAVRITHGNLYTNVKAMVERAEFDFAKDIMVSWLPTFHDMGMVGFLTVPMTFGVELIKITPAEFLTGPLIWPELISKYRATTTAAPNFAYAIVGKRLQRVEDENAYDLSTLRIALNGAEPIDESAVQAFVDGGARFKMPAECVFPAYGMAEATLAVSFAPLFTGLTLDVIETDALEADNRAVPVPDGDPRRGTEEVRSFAVLGRPLDGLEARIVDDSGKVLGDREVGEIQLTGPAVTPGYLTMEGPKPTQDDEGWLATGDLGYLVDGQIVICGRRKDVIIMGGRNIYPTDIERAATSVEGVRAGNAVAVRIDAGTRRERFAVVLESKLAGDAEAERRLQKEVAARVRDAVDARPYAVVVLPAGSLPKTPSGKVKRAATAVQYADAIAKNAAS; translated from the coding sequence ATGAGTCGGTTCGTGGAGACGCTCGTCCGCACCGCTGCGGAGGGTGGTCAGTTGCGTGGCATGGTCACCGGGGAGCCGAAGGAGCCGGTCCGCCGGACCTGGGCCGAGGTCCACGAGCAGGCGCGGCGGATGGCAGGCGCGCTCGTCGCCGGCGGGCTGGAGCCGGGCAGTGCCGTCGCCGTCCTGGCCGGGGCACCTGCCTTGATCGCGCCGACGGTGCAGGCGGTGTGGCTCGCCGGGGGCAGCGTGACGATGCTGCACCAGCCCACCCCGCGCACCGACCTCGCGCTGTGGGCCGAGGACACCGTCAAGGTGCTGGGCATGATCGACGCGAAGCTGGTTGTGCTCGGCGAGCCGTTCGACGCGCTCGCGCCGGTGCTCACCGAGCACAACATCGGGTTCCGGATGATCACCGACCTGTTCGACGGCGAGCCGATCGCCGAGCCGGTGGCGCGCGGCGAGGACGACCTGGCGCTGCTGCAGCTCACCAGCGGCTCGACCGCCGACCCGAAGGCCGTGCGGATCACCCACGGCAACCTCTACACCAACGTCAAGGCCATGGTGGAGCGGGCGGAGTTCGACTTCGCGAAGGACATCATGGTGTCCTGGCTGCCCACCTTCCACGACATGGGCATGGTCGGGTTCCTGACCGTGCCGATGACGTTCGGCGTGGAGCTGATCAAGATCACGCCGGCCGAGTTCCTCACCGGGCCGCTGATCTGGCCCGAGCTGATCAGCAAGTACCGCGCCACCACCACCGCGGCCCCCAACTTCGCCTACGCCATCGTCGGCAAGCGGTTGCAGCGGGTGGAGGACGAAAACGCTTACGACCTGTCCACGCTGCGGATCGCGCTGAACGGCGCCGAGCCGATCGACGAGTCGGCCGTGCAGGCGTTCGTCGACGGCGGCGCCCGGTTCAAGATGCCCGCGGAGTGCGTGTTCCCGGCGTACGGCATGGCAGAGGCGACGCTCGCGGTGTCGTTCGCGCCGCTGTTCACCGGCCTGACGCTGGACGTCATCGAGACCGACGCGCTCGAGGCGGACAACCGCGCGGTGCCGGTGCCCGACGGCGACCCCCGGCGCGGGACCGAGGAGGTCCGCTCGTTCGCGGTGCTGGGCCGCCCGCTGGACGGGCTGGAGGCGCGGATCGTCGACGACTCCGGCAAGGTGCTCGGCGACCGCGAGGTCGGGGAGATCCAGCTGACCGGCCCGGCCGTGACGCCCGGTTACCTCACGATGGAGGGCCCGAAGCCGACGCAGGACGACGAGGGCTGGCTCGCGACCGGCGACCTCGGCTACCTGGTCGACGGCCAGATCGTGATCTGCGGGCGCCGCAAGGACGTCATCATCATGGGCGGCCGCAACATCTACCCGACGGACATCGAGCGCGCCGCGACCTCCGTGGAGGGGGTGCGGGCCGGCAACGCGGTGGCCGTGCGGATCGACGCGGGGACCCGGCGAGAGCGGTTCGCGGTGGTGCTGGAGTCCAAGCTGGCCGGCGACGCCGAGGCCGAGCGGCGGCTGCAGAAGGAAGTCGCGGCCCGGGTGCGGGACGCGGTGGACGCCCGGCCGTACGCGGTGGTCGTCCTGCCGGCCGGCAGCCTGCCCAAAACGCCGTCCGGCAAGGTCAAACGTGCCGCGACGGCGGTCCAGTACGCCGACGCGATCGCGAAGAACGCGGCCTCCTGA
- a CDS encoding methionine ABC transporter ATP-binding protein codes for MITVENLTKSFPGAAKPVHALRDVSVEVPAGALFGVVGPAGSGKSTLTRCIALQEKPDRGVVRLDGLNTTGLDGRKLREVRRQVAVLDAQPVLHAERTVAGNVAAPLEQLGLEGPQRRSRVGRLLDLAGLTQRAALRPSELTPGQRRRVALARSLAAGPAVLLADDPTAGVGAEETGAVLTVLDRARAELGVTVLLTTQDGAAVRRVCDGVAVLEDGRLVEQGTVLELLANPASKVAQSLLPPIDTPRSQSSGYDRSVDVVLIGFAAVGALLPEASARFEVELATIGGGLTRVGDTPVARFRVGVNGSQADAALAWIADRGAHVVHPKEGPKSVVAA; via the coding sequence GTGATCACTGTCGAAAACCTGACCAAGTCCTTCCCCGGTGCCGCCAAGCCCGTCCACGCCCTGCGGGACGTGAGCGTCGAGGTGCCCGCCGGTGCCCTGTTCGGCGTCGTCGGCCCGGCCGGCTCCGGCAAGTCCACCCTCACCCGGTGCATCGCCCTGCAGGAGAAGCCCGACCGCGGCGTCGTCCGCCTGGACGGCCTGAACACCACCGGCCTCGACGGGCGGAAGCTGCGCGAGGTGCGCCGCCAGGTCGCGGTGCTGGACGCGCAGCCGGTGCTGCACGCCGAGCGCACCGTGGCGGGCAACGTCGCGGCCCCGCTGGAGCAGCTCGGCCTGGAAGGCCCGCAGCGCCGCAGCCGTGTCGGCCGCCTGCTCGATCTGGCCGGCCTGACCCAGCGCGCCGCGCTGCGCCCGAGCGAACTCACGCCGGGCCAGCGCCGCCGCGTCGCGCTCGCCCGGTCGCTGGCCGCAGGCCCGGCCGTGCTGCTCGCCGACGACCCGACCGCCGGTGTCGGCGCCGAGGAGACCGGCGCGGTGCTGACCGTTCTCGACCGCGCCCGCGCGGAGCTGGGCGTGACGGTGCTGCTGACCACCCAGGACGGCGCCGCGGTGCGGCGCGTCTGCGACGGGGTCGCGGTGCTGGAGGACGGGCGGCTCGTCGAGCAGGGCACCGTCCTGGAGCTGCTGGCGAACCCGGCCAGCAAGGTCGCGCAGAGCCTGCTGCCCCCGATCGACACGCCGCGCAGCCAGTCGTCGGGCTACGACCGGTCCGTCGACGTGGTGCTGATCGGCTTCGCGGCCGTCGGCGCGCTGCTGCCCGAGGCCTCCGCCCGGTTCGAGGTCGAGCTCGCCACCATCGGTGGCGGCCTGACCCGCGTCGGGGACACCCCGGTGGCCCGGTTCCGCGTCGGCGTCAACGGCAGCCAGGCCGACGCGGCGCTGGCGTGGATCGCCGACCGCGGCGCGCACGTCGTGCACCCGAAGGAAGGCCCGAAGAGCGTCGTCGCGGCCTGA
- a CDS encoding YciI family protein — protein MKYLLIMHMNPTVWESLTEEERNAIMSGHGPFMDAIRESGEFIGTTALADPSNSAVVRVRDGAPVVTDGPYLEAKEYLGGYYLVDVESRERALELAAMIPDAKVDGLGIEVRPVMFSAGTEM, from the coding sequence GTGAAGTACTTGCTGATCATGCACATGAACCCCACCGTGTGGGAGTCGCTGACGGAGGAGGAGCGCAACGCGATCATGAGCGGGCACGGACCGTTCATGGACGCCATCCGCGAGTCCGGCGAGTTCATCGGCACGACCGCGCTGGCCGACCCGTCGAACAGCGCGGTCGTGCGGGTGCGGGACGGCGCGCCCGTGGTGACCGACGGCCCGTACCTGGAGGCGAAGGAGTACCTCGGCGGCTACTACCTGGTGGACGTCGAAAGCCGGGAACGCGCTTTGGAACTGGCCGCGATGATCCCGGACGCGAAGGTCGACGGCCTCGGCATCGAGGTCCGGCCGGTCATGTTCTCGGCCGGCACCGAGATGTGA
- a CDS encoding DHA2 family efflux MFS transporter permease subunit gives MTTTAPAPVTAPADTRKWWALAVVGLAQLLVIIDTTIVNIALPTAQADLGMSDVARQWAITAYTLAFGGLLLLGGRLADRLGRKNTLIVGALGFAAASALGGMAAGPGLLIGARAAQGAFAALLAPSTLSLLTITFTEAKERAKAFGIFSAIMMSGGAVGLVAGGALAEYASWRWCLYVNLPIAIAAAIAGWFVLPTVRGHRETRLDWLSGVLGSAGIAGLVYGFSEAAPRGWGSPVVLGTLIAAVVLLAGFVFRQARVRNPLLPLHILADRARSSGFLTIAVAAFGMFGMFLFLTYQLQAIMGFGALGAGLAFLPFLLGNVTVSTLLTRRLIPRTGPRPLLVIGLLLMAAGLAGLTQLSVDTSYWSLVLPVELVMGAGAGLAMPTVMNIATARVEPKDAGVASAFITTSQQVGASIGTASLNTIAASATASVAGLALPAATVHGYAVANGWAAAIVAAGAIAVGALVRGK, from the coding sequence ATGACGACAACCGCTCCGGCGCCGGTGACGGCACCGGCCGACACGAGAAAGTGGTGGGCGCTCGCGGTCGTCGGGCTCGCCCAGCTTCTGGTCATCATCGACACCACCATCGTCAACATCGCGCTGCCCACCGCACAGGCCGACCTCGGCATGTCCGACGTGGCCCGGCAGTGGGCGATCACCGCCTACACGCTGGCCTTCGGCGGCCTGCTGCTGCTCGGCGGGCGGCTGGCCGACCGGCTGGGCCGCAAGAACACGCTCATCGTGGGCGCGCTCGGTTTCGCCGCCGCGTCCGCGCTCGGCGGGATGGCCGCCGGTCCGGGCCTGCTCATCGGCGCCCGCGCGGCCCAGGGGGCCTTCGCCGCGCTGCTGGCGCCGTCCACGCTCTCGCTGCTGACCATCACCTTCACCGAGGCGAAGGAACGGGCGAAGGCGTTCGGGATCTTCAGCGCCATCATGATGTCCGGCGGCGCGGTCGGCCTGGTCGCCGGTGGCGCGCTGGCCGAGTACGCGTCCTGGCGCTGGTGCCTCTACGTGAACCTGCCGATCGCGATCGCCGCCGCGATCGCGGGCTGGTTCGTGCTGCCGACCGTGCGTGGTCACCGCGAGACGCGGCTCGATTGGCTCAGCGGAGTGCTCGGCAGCGCGGGGATCGCCGGGCTCGTCTACGGATTCTCCGAGGCGGCGCCCCGCGGCTGGGGGTCGCCCGTGGTGCTCGGCACGCTGATCGCGGCGGTCGTGCTGCTGGCCGGGTTCGTGTTCCGGCAGGCCCGGGTCCGGAACCCGCTGCTGCCGCTGCACATCCTGGCCGACCGCGCCCGCTCGTCGGGCTTCCTGACCATCGCCGTCGCGGCGTTCGGGATGTTCGGAATGTTCCTGTTCCTCACCTACCAGCTGCAGGCGATCATGGGCTTCGGCGCGCTCGGCGCCGGCCTGGCGTTCCTGCCGTTCCTGCTGGGCAACGTCACGGTCTCGACGCTGCTGACCCGGCGGCTGATCCCGCGCACCGGGCCGCGCCCGCTGCTGGTCATCGGGCTCCTGCTGATGGCCGCCGGGCTCGCCGGGCTGACCCAGCTGTCGGTCGACACGTCCTACTGGAGCCTGGTCCTGCCGGTGGAACTGGTGATGGGCGCAGGCGCCGGACTGGCGATGCCGACGGTCATGAACATCGCGACCGCCAGGGTGGAGCCGAAGGACGCCGGGGTGGCGTCGGCGTTCATCACGACCTCCCAGCAGGTCGGCGCGTCGATCGGCACGGCGTCGCTGAACACGATCGCCGCGAGCGCGACCGCCTCGGTCGCCGGGCTGGCCCTGCCGGCGGCGACCGTGCACGGCTACGCGGTGGCGAACGGCTGGGCCGCGGCGATCGTGGCCGCAGGCGCGATCGCGGTCGGGGCCCTGGTCCGGGGGAAGTGA
- the pth gene encoding aminoacyl-tRNA hydrolase, translated as MSSDVPGAGELVLLVGLGNPGPRYAGNRHNVGFMVLDELAARVGGKFKTHKSGGEVLEGRLAGRRVVLVKPRSFMNVSGGPVAGAAKFYKVDPSGVVVVHDELDVPFGGLKLKLGGGEGGHNGLRSISKSLGTRDYYRVRFGIGRPPGRMDPADFVLKDFSTVERKELPLELDRCADAVEALIGKGLTAAQNDFHAG; from the coding sequence GTGAGTTCGGACGTTCCCGGGGCCGGCGAGCTGGTTCTGCTCGTCGGCCTCGGCAATCCCGGCCCGCGTTACGCCGGCAACCGGCACAACGTGGGTTTCATGGTGCTCGACGAGCTCGCCGCCCGCGTCGGCGGCAAGTTCAAGACCCACAAGTCCGGCGGCGAGGTCCTGGAAGGGCGTCTCGCCGGGCGTCGCGTCGTGCTGGTCAAGCCGCGGTCGTTCATGAACGTCTCCGGCGGACCGGTCGCGGGCGCGGCCAAGTTCTACAAGGTCGACCCGAGCGGCGTCGTCGTCGTGCACGACGAGCTGGACGTGCCGTTCGGCGGGCTGAAGCTCAAGCTCGGCGGCGGCGAAGGCGGCCACAACGGGCTGCGGTCCATCAGCAAGTCCCTCGGCACGCGTGACTACTACCGCGTGCGGTTCGGCATCGGGCGTCCCCCTGGCCGGATGGACCCCGCCGATTTCGTGCTCAAGGACTTCTCCACGGTCGAGCGCAAGGAGCTCCCGCTGGAGCTGGACCGGTGCGCGGACGCTGTCGAAGCGCTGATCGGCAAAGGGCTGACAGCGGCCCAGAACGACTTCCACGCTGGGTGA
- a CDS encoding TetR/AcrR family transcriptional regulator yields MAGRRTDTRERIQQIALDLFVEQGYEKTSLREIAEALGVTKAALYYHFRTKEDIVHSLIEDFGASLDEIIEWAHAQDDPAQTREELLRRLSDLIQGRFGPIMRFMQDNQPALKDLHAGHVLAARLKGLFTFLVPADASAEDKLRSRLALVALMAGNNPQFLDENPSKESADVALRVALELASPRSPAGT; encoded by the coding sequence ATGGCGGGGCGGCGGACCGACACGCGCGAACGCATCCAGCAGATCGCGCTGGACCTGTTCGTCGAGCAGGGCTACGAGAAGACGTCGTTGCGGGAGATCGCGGAGGCGCTCGGCGTGACCAAGGCCGCGCTCTACTACCACTTCCGCACGAAGGAAGACATCGTCCACAGCCTGATCGAGGACTTCGGCGCCTCGCTCGACGAGATCATCGAGTGGGCGCACGCCCAGGACGACCCCGCGCAGACCCGCGAGGAGCTGCTGCGCAGGCTCTCCGACCTGATCCAGGGCCGGTTCGGCCCGATCATGCGGTTCATGCAGGACAACCAGCCCGCGCTGAAGGACCTGCACGCTGGGCACGTGCTGGCCGCGCGGCTGAAGGGCCTGTTCACCTTCCTCGTCCCCGCCGACGCCAGCGCGGAGGACAAGTTGCGCTCCCGGCTCGCGCTGGTCGCGCTGATGGCCGGCAACAACCCGCAGTTCCTGGACGAGAACCCGAGCAAGGAGTCGGCCGACGTGGCGCTGCGCGTCGCACTGGAGCTTGCCTCTCCGCGCTCTCCGGCGGGCACGTAG
- a CDS encoding 4-(cytidine 5'-diphospho)-2-C-methyl-D-erythritol kinase yields MLAVVPPPVTVRVPSKINLHLSVGDLRPDGFHDLTTVFHALSLADEVTVALAEEPGVEVYGEGEQVVPTGAGNLAWRAVEALAAHVGKTDGTANVRVVLRKGIPVAGGMAGGSADAAGTLVALAALWKLDIGRDELAGIAAKLGSDVPFGLYGGTALGTGRGEQLVPVLSRHTFHWVLAFDQRGLSTERVYKELDRLRETGNPPRVGSHAPVVEALASGDPRQLALLLGNDLQAAAVSLRPGLRRTLRAGVNAGALAGTVSGSGPTCAFLCADAESALEVAAELAGAGVCRTVRVAYGPVPGARLVGGDEHRPTPPQVHA; encoded by the coding sequence GTGCTCGCCGTCGTACCGCCACCTGTCACCGTCAGGGTGCCTTCGAAGATCAACCTGCACCTGTCGGTCGGCGACCTGCGCCCGGACGGTTTCCACGACCTGACGACCGTCTTCCACGCGCTTTCGCTGGCCGACGAGGTCACCGTCGCGCTGGCCGAGGAGCCGGGCGTCGAGGTCTACGGCGAAGGTGAGCAGGTCGTGCCCACCGGCGCCGGCAACCTCGCGTGGCGCGCGGTCGAGGCGCTGGCCGCGCACGTCGGCAAGACCGACGGGACCGCGAACGTCCGGGTGGTCCTCCGCAAGGGGATCCCCGTCGCGGGTGGAATGGCGGGCGGCAGTGCGGACGCCGCCGGCACCCTGGTCGCCCTCGCCGCGCTGTGGAAGCTGGACATCGGGCGCGACGAGCTCGCCGGGATCGCCGCGAAGCTCGGTTCGGACGTGCCGTTCGGGCTCTACGGCGGCACCGCGCTGGGCACCGGCCGCGGCGAGCAGCTGGTGCCGGTCCTGTCGCGGCACACCTTCCACTGGGTGCTCGCGTTCGACCAGCGCGGACTGTCCACCGAGCGCGTCTACAAGGAACTGGACCGGCTCCGCGAGACCGGCAACCCGCCGCGCGTCGGCTCGCACGCGCCGGTCGTCGAGGCGCTGGCCTCCGGCGACCCGCGCCAGCTGGCCCTGTTGCTGGGCAACGACCTGCAGGCCGCCGCGGTGTCGCTGCGGCCCGGCCTGCGCCGCACGCTGCGCGCCGGGGTGAACGCCGGCGCGCTGGCCGGCACCGTGTCCGGTTCCGGCCCGACGTGCGCGTTCCTGTGCGCCGACGCGGAGTCCGCGCTCGAGGTCGCGGCCGAGCTGGCCGGGGCCGGGGTGTGCCGGACGGTGCGGGTCGCGTACGGCCCGGTGCCGGGCGCGCGGCTCGTCGGCGGCGACGAACACCGGCCCACTCCTCCCCAGGTGCACGCGTAG
- a CDS encoding DivIVA domain-containing protein yields the protein MSLSAEDVYRVEFGNAPIGRRGYAKHEVDEFVERIARTLVGEDDLTAAEVHHVLFSKPLLGKRGYDEREVDEFLDRVEDEFARRGGRPYPVPEARTVTQATAPRAEGDPAEIPKVTLTE from the coding sequence ATGTCCCTTTCCGCCGAAGACGTTTATCGAGTCGAGTTCGGTAACGCCCCCATCGGCCGGCGCGGGTACGCCAAGCACGAGGTCGACGAGTTCGTCGAGCGCATCGCCAGGACCCTGGTCGGCGAGGACGACCTGACGGCCGCCGAGGTGCACCACGTCCTGTTCAGCAAGCCCCTGCTCGGCAAGCGGGGCTACGACGAACGCGAGGTCGACGAGTTCCTCGACCGGGTCGAAGACGAGTTCGCCCGCCGCGGCGGCCGCCCCTACCCGGTGCCCGAGGCCCGGACGGTCACGCAGGCGACCGCGCCGCGCGCCGAAGGCGACCCAGCCGAAATCCCGAAGGTAACCCTCACGGAGTAA